One genomic segment of Pontibacillus halophilus JSM 076056 = DSM 19796 includes these proteins:
- the pdaB gene encoding polysaccharide deacetylase family sporulation protein PdaB, with translation MSHFYSLKLNKWKRWSVIVVAALFSAIFVWAEKDSAFSVFSTDKGPRALVSSGENEDEVSLTFNISWGQEEVFPILETLKKHDAKATFFVSGEWAERHPEILQAIQEDQHEIGMMGYRYKSYIDQEPAQVKKDLLYAKGVFDKIGLTDIEYLRPPSGKFNDDVLKLAEQLGYQVVQWSVNPEDWRNPGTQKIVDHVMKDTKGGDIIVLHASDSVKQTEEALRTILPGLKNKGYTFATISELVSKAEAQSKRID, from the coding sequence GTGTCACACTTTTATAGTTTGAAATTGAATAAGTGGAAGCGATGGAGTGTCATAGTGGTGGCTGCACTCTTTTCTGCAATCTTTGTATGGGCAGAAAAAGACAGCGCATTTTCTGTATTTTCGACTGATAAGGGGCCACGAGCTTTAGTAAGCAGTGGGGAAAATGAAGATGAAGTTTCTCTTACTTTCAATATTAGCTGGGGGCAAGAAGAGGTTTTCCCTATTCTTGAAACATTGAAGAAACATGACGCAAAGGCTACATTCTTTGTAAGCGGGGAGTGGGCTGAGCGTCACCCTGAAATTCTACAGGCAATCCAAGAAGACCAACATGAAATCGGCATGATGGGATATCGATATAAGAGTTATATCGACCAAGAACCAGCCCAAGTAAAGAAAGACCTCCTCTATGCAAAAGGTGTGTTTGATAAGATTGGATTAACGGACATTGAATATCTCCGTCCTCCAAGCGGGAAATTTAACGACGATGTCTTAAAGCTCGCTGAGCAGCTTGGCTATCAAGTGGTTCAATGGAGTGTGAATCCAGAAGACTGGCGAAACCCTGGCACTCAGAAGATTGTTGATCACGTAATGAAGGATACAAAAGGCGGAGACATCATTGTACTTCATGCTTCAGACTCTGTTAAACAAACAGAAGAAGCTCTACGCACAATCCTACCCGGCTTAAAGAACAAGGGTTATACATTTGCCACAATTTCAGAGCTCGTCTCAAAAGCAGAGGCTCAATCAAAACGGATCGATTAA